A single genomic interval of Helianthus annuus cultivar XRQ/B chromosome 13, HanXRQr2.0-SUNRISE, whole genome shotgun sequence harbors:
- the LOC110900773 gene encoding homeobox protein 5-like, which produces MGSALEPVRGVTNWAIWRKTAEFHSRNNNNNNSSINSSNSRSKNRGNSHSRIRIIERDASSKGHFKKDCPQLNQSTNNNGNSKNNNAGNHNNNNNGNNSRNGARGRAFTIGTGDARNDGNVMTGTFSVNNLFACVLFNSDVDWSYVSLKISRSLGSTQTPLETKHIVELADGKSIEASHVHVGCKIDLLGQMFDIDLLPVTLGSFDVVVGIDWLCKHRAEILCKKKIIRIPFPSGDSLSVQGHRSGATVGIISAMKAQKCIRKGYPAILALVTDTQLEEKKIKDIPVVCDFSEVFPEELPGLSPH; this is translated from the coding sequence ATGGGCAGTGCACTCGAACCTGTCAGAGGTGTGACAAACTGGGCCATATGGAGAAAGACTGCAGAGTTCCATTCccgaaacaacaacaacaacaacagcagcatcaacagcagcaacagccgCAGCAAAAACAGAGGCAACAGCCACAGTAGAATCAGGATAATCGAAAGGGATGCTTCCAGTAAGGgtcacttcaagaaggattgcccacagttgaaccagagcACTAACAACAACGGGAACAGCAAAAACAACAACGCCGGgaatcacaacaacaacaacaatggtaacaACAGCAGAAATGGTGCTCGTGGGAGGGCATTCACTATTGGAAccggtgatgccagaaatgatggCAATGTCAtgactggtacgttttctgtgaacaaTCTTTTCGCTTGTGTTTTATTCAATTCCGATgtcgattggagttacgtgtcatTGAAAATCAGTAGGTCGTTAGGATCGACCCAGACTCCTCTCGAAACCAAGCATATCGTAGAATTGGCTGATGGTAAGTCAATTGAAGCGTCTCATGTTCACGTTGGGTGCAAAATCGACCTTCTAGGTCAAAtgttcgacattgaccttctTCCTGTCACTCTTGGTAGCTTTGACGTAGTTGTCGGTATAGACTGGTTGTGTAAACACCGAGCAGAAATTCTCTGCAAaaagaagatcattcgtattcctttCCCTAGTGGAGATTCGTTGTCTGTTCAGGGTCATCGGAGTGGTGCTACGGTTGGCATCATTTCAgctatgaaagcccagaagtgcatACGGAAGGGTTACCCTGCTATTCTAGCTCTCGTAACCGATACTCAGCTTGAGGAAAAGAAGATCAAAGACATTCCGGTCGTTTGTGACTTTTCGGAAGTGTTTCCCGAGGAACTTCCAGGACTATCTCCACACTGA